The Sebastes umbrosus isolate fSebUmb1 chromosome 19, fSebUmb1.pri, whole genome shotgun sequence genome has a segment encoding these proteins:
- the rxfp3 gene encoding relaxin-3 receptor 1, producing the protein MSGDSNYEGSAGIVYINLSCIFNTTNLLSDFSNKTDVVGDGAAVVRIIISVIYALVCVLGLVGNVLVLYLMKSKQVWKKSSINLFVTCLAVTDFQFVLTLPFWAVENALDFTWLFGKAMCKIVSYVTAMNMYASVFFLTAMSVARYCSLASALKGGRRRRPRCRCCCSAARCVSVFIWFAAVSAALPHAVFSTTATVSSEDLCLVKFPETMGTAAQFWLGLYHSQKVLLGFVLPLGIISACYLLLLRSITSKNINTSSAKRRAKVTKSVTIVVLSFFLCWLPNQALTAWGILIKLNVVHFSYEYYTTQVYVFPVSVCLAHSNSCLNPILYCLMRREFRKALKKLFWRMTSPTIRPITATTKPAMEEDKEHHELLPGSALQEPAVVFYPPGAVMYNDRRDLQHNSA; encoded by the coding sequence ATGTCTGGAGACTCTAACTACGAGGGCTCAGCAGGGATAGTCTATATCAACCTCAGCTGTATTTTCAACACCACCAACCTCCTGTCAGACTTCAGCAACAAGACAGATGTTGTAGGAGATGGTGCAGCTGTTGTGAGGATTATCATCTCTGTCATTTACGCGCTGGTTTGCGTGCTGGGTCTGGTTGGGAATGTCCTGGTGCTTTACCTGATGAAGTCTAAACAGGTGTGGAAAAAATCCTCCATCAACCTTTTTGTAACTTGTCTGGCTGTGACTGACTTCCAGTTCGTCTTGACTCTGCCCTTCTGGGCGGTGGAAAACGCGCTGGACTTCACGTGGCTTTTCGGCAAAGCCATGTGTAAGATAGTCTCCTATGTCACGGCTATGAACATGTACGCCAGCGTGTTTTTCCTCACCGCTATGAGCGTGGCGCGGTACTGTTCGCTCGCCTCTGCGCTCAAAGGCGGCAGGAGGCGGCGGCCgcgctgccgctgctgctgctctgccgCGCGGTGCGTGAGTGTTTTCATCTGGTTCGCCGCGGTGTCCGCCGCTCTGCCGCACGCGGTGTTCTCCACCACCGCGACCGTCTCCAGCGAGGACTTGTGTCTGGTGAAATTTCCTGAAACAATGGGAACCGCTGCACAGTTCTGGCTTGGACTCTATCACTCTCAGAAAGTGCTGCTTGGGTTTGTTCTACCTTTAGGCATCATATCAGCTTGTTATCTGCTCCTTTTGCGCTCAATCACATCCAAAAACATCAACACGTCGAGCGCAAAACGACGCGCAAAGGTCACCAAGTCTGTCACCATTGTGGTGTTGTCGTTTTTCCTCTGCTGGCTGCCCAACCAGGCGCTCACAGCCTGGGGCATCCTCATCAAACTCAACGTGGTGCACTTCAGCTATGAGTACTACACCACCCAGGTGTACGTGTTTccagtgtcagtgtgtctgGCGCACTCCAACAGCTGTCTGAACCCGATCCTGTACTGCCTGATGAGGAGGGAGTTCAGGAAAGCGCTGAAGAAACTCTTCTGGAGGATGACTTCGCCGACTATAAGGCCGATCACAGCCACCACGAAGCCGGCGATGGAGGAGGACAAAGAGCACCATGAACTGCTGCCGGGCAGCGCGCTCCAGGAGCCCGCTGTGGTGTTCTATCCTCCGGGTGCTGTCATGTACAACGACCGGAGAGATCTGCAGCACAACAGCGCGTAA
- the slc45a2 gene encoding membrane-associated transporter protein → MTLLSEDRSARPQPCRLQEPGKHISTSLYPTDFTGSKEDYMDNGENAVFGAVEHPRRSRGRLILHGMVMFGREFCLAVEAAFVTPVLLSVGLPRSLYSLVWLISPILGFLLQPIIGSASDYCRSSWGRRRPYILALGILMLLGITLFLNGDAVISALVSDRSLRSTWAIVVVMLGVVLFDFAADFIDGPIKAYLFDVCSYHDKERGLHYHALLTGLGGAFGYLVGAMDWGHSILGQLLGSEYQVIYFFSALTWGIFLTVHLFSIPEQPLGKDPSSSNTSPLSALRLLGSHSNGYGALAKEPVSPVGPASVPDLRPRSFSALGEANSVTSSAKQPNKEAQKRMTFRSMMRAIINMPSHYRYLCVSHLLGWTAFLCIMLFFTDFMGQIVYKGNPYADHNSTAYTTYERGVEVGCWGLCINAVSSALYSYVQRFLLPYIGLKGLYFVGYFVFGLGTSLIGLFPNIIATLILCTVFGVMSSTLYTIPFNLVAEYQREEEEQLKLRGSIGSVRGSGVDCAALTCMVQLAQILVGAGLGALVNMAGSVIVVVISASTVSLFGCIFIALFIRYVD, encoded by the exons atGACCCTTCTATCAGAGGACCGGTCTGCGAGGCCTCAACCCTGCCGGCTCCAGGAGCCTGGCAAACACATCAGCACTTCTTTGTACCCAACAGACTTCACTGGCTCCAAAGAGGACTACATGGATAACGGGGAGAACGCTGTGTTTGGAGCCGTGGAGCACCCCAGGCGCTCACGGGGCCGCCTTATCCTCCACGGCATGGTCATGTTTGGAAGGGAATTCTGCTTGGCCGTGGAGGCAGCATTCGTTACACCGGTACTTCTGAGCGTGGGCCTGCCACGCAGCCTGTACAGCTTGGTGTGGCTGATCAGCCCCATCCTGggcttcctgctccagcccatCATCGGCTCAGCCAGCGACTACTGCCGCTCGTCGTGGGGCCGGCGGAGGCCTTACATCCTGGCCCTGGGCATCCTCATGCTGCTGGGAATCACCCTGTTCCTGAACGGAGATGCAGTCATCTCAG CACTAGTCAGCGACAGGTCACTGAGGAGCACATGGGCCATAGTGGTGGTGATGTTGGGAGTCGTGCTGTTTGACTTCGCTGCAGACTTCATCGACGGGCCCATCAAGGCCTACCTGTTTGATGTGTGTTCATATCATGACAAGGAGAGAGGTCTACACTACCATGCTCTACTCACAG GTCTGGGGGGAGCGTTTGGCTACCTGGTGGGAGCTATGGACTGGGGTCACTCTATTTTGGGTCAGCTGCTGGGCTCCGAGTACCAAGTCATCTACTTCTTCTCAGCATTGACCTGGGGCATCTTCCTCACCGTGCACCTATTCAGTATTCCAGAGCAACCTCTGGGCAAAGACCCATCTTCCTCCAATACCTCACCTCTCAGCGCCCTCCGCCTACTGGGCTCCCACAGCAATGGTTACGGAGCGCTGGCTAAAGAGCCCGTCTCACCTGTAGGACCTGCATCCGTCCCAGACCTCAGGCCTCGGTCGTTCTCTGCTCTGGGGGAGGCCAACTCAGTGACCTCCAGTGCCAAGCAGCCAAACAAGGAG GCCCAGAAGAGGATGACGTTCAGGTCGATGATGAGAGCGATCATCAACATGCCAAGCCACTACCGCTACCTGTGTGTCAGTCACCTGCTGGGATGGACGGCCTTCCTCTGCATCATGCTCTTCTTCACAGATTTTATGGGACAG attGTGTACAAGGGAAATCCTTATGCAGACCATAACTCCACAGCCTACACCACATATGAGAGAGGAGTAGAAGTGGGCTGCTGGGGACTGTGTATCAATGCAGtgtcctctgctctctactCCT ATGTGCAGCGTTTCCTCCTCCCATACATCGGCCTGAAGGGATTATACTTTGTGGGCTACTTTGTATTCGGCTTGGGCACCAGCCTGATTGGCCTTTTCCCCAATATCATCGCCACGCTCATTCTCTGCACCGTGTTCGGCGTCATGTCCAGCACGCTCTACACCATCCCATTCAACCTGGTAGCGGAGTATCAGCGGGAAGAGGAG gAACAACTGAAGTTGCGAGGAAGCATTGGAAGTGTGCGAGGCAGCGGGGTGGACTGTGCCGCCCTCACCTGCATGGTCCAGCTGGCTCAGATCCTTGTGGGCGCGGGTCTCGGCGCTCTGGTCAACATGGCAGGAAGTGTAATCGTGGTGGTCATCTCGGCCTCGACCGTGTCCCTGTTCGGCTGCATCTTCATCGCCCTCTTTATCAGATATGTGGACTAA